The genomic region TCATCTTTCTCATCTTTCGCCTCTGGTTTACCAGAGCCGTAGACCTGGTGAAAAAACCCCAATGTGTGCATTGTCGCCTCTTCATACATCAACCACCTAGTTATAAACACTTCCTGATACCTAAAACATCAGGCCTGAGGTTCTGTGTAAACGTGAGATAGGACTTTGTCATTGTCACTTGCTCATCTTTGCCAATTTCTAGCTTTGGCACCAGCAGTGACTTTCTGACCTGTTGCTCACAATGCGATGCAAATAAATGTTCAATTTGTCATATTAATTACTTTACTTCCTGTCGTAGTGATGGGTTACTTCTCAAAAATCAACTGTGGGACATGACACATACTGTTGGGGGCGAGATGGAGAAATAGTCAAACGCAACttcaaaacacataaacaaggCGGGAGGcggagtaggcctacaaatggtTTTAGGTATGtgtaaacataaaaaaaatccctTTTGAGTGGAACACAAAATCAGTGATGATTAGTATGTGGTGTCGCGACAGTCTTACTAggctatgtgtgcatgtgtgtgcgcattagGGCGTGGACAACAAGAAGAACATGATAAACTCATCACACAGTCGCTTTTCTCATAAATCAACTTCAGTGTTTTATTACTCACACTCAAAAAAAGAACACTTTGAAACAGGCTACAGTCATCACCACCAAACCAATAtattcttgtttttcttttttttaaatgatattTGTCTTTGTTTTATCCCTAACGAGGCACATCTTTGTGCTTCTACGACAGCGACCCCatccccctccccaccctcGATCAGATCACGGGCCTCGGCACAGCTCCTTCCTGCCGGTGGCCAGGTGCCCGGGCTTCGCACCACCTGAGTCGTAATTACTGAGTCTGTTGGTTCATTAAAGCCAGTGGCAAGGTGGGCTTGATTGAAATGCCCACCAGTCCCGTGTTGATATCTTAGTTTTCTtctcattttcttcttttttttgtttctttgttggTTTAGTCAAGGATTGCTTCaaagtacaaaaataaaaagagCTGGACACCTGCTCTGGGACTGGGTCAGAGCCGACTGGTGCGGGGAGCCTCAGCGCAGAGCTGGGTTGGGCTGAGGCGTGCTGGCTAGGCGGGCCAGTGGAGTGCCAGCCTGAGCTCAGTGGCCCGGCGATCGGCCTGCCTGTCTGTGATGGCGGTGAGTGAGTTGGTGCACTGCCATCAGGGGGGCCCTGGCGCCGAGGCTACGGAACACCCTCTCAGAGTGATGCATAGTGCCATGACGACCTTTCACTACGCACACCTGAACGTGCCGTTTAATACACTTTGTTTTGGTTTAGATCCCCCACCAACCCAACCGCTTATCCAGTAACTGATGATTTTAACCCCAAAACAGatcagcacaacaccagttaatACAGCCTGTATCAACCAGGACTTTTACTCTTCTCTTCAAACGAAACTAAAATGTCTCAACTCTGCTGTCTTGACCATCGACAGTAACACACATCTGCATAGAGGAGAACTGGGGAGGTGCATTAGCtgacatggggggggggggggggctcatgGTAGGGGTGTGCGATATATATTGTGCAGTATATATTGTCTACAATAATAACTCAAGTTTAGTATGTTAaatgttctctcattgacgcccaGAATaaggaaaaggcttaacgtgttttattgtttcaaaatagcaTTCATGTCACCAAATTTGCCTGACATCTCAAATGTGATAAGCACTATCTCTAATGAAAAAAGCTACTTATATGAGTTGTACATCAAAATATCaagatatttatttttcaatatcGCATACCCCTAGCACACGAGTGCTGGTTGCTGCATAATCAGAGGGGTGCTGCGTAGCCTCTTCACCCAACATTTTACACCCATCCTTAGGGCCCCATCTGTCGTTCCCTTCAGTGTGCTTTCGGTGCTAAAGAAGTAGAATAAGATATGTTATATACTTCCCTTGTTTAATGATTCCTGTTAGTAGTATTTTCATTTATCATACAAATCACATATATTCTCAAATGGTAGTGAACTTACAGAAATAAACTATGTCTTCTCACCATTGTCAAGCATTGATTTATGTTGTCaagcagtagagagagagagagagagagagagagagagagagagagagagagagagagagagagagagagagagagagagagagagagagagagagagagagagagagagagagagagagagagagagagagagagagagagagagagagagagagagagagagagagagagagagagagagagagagagagagagagagagagagagagagagagagagagagagagagagagagagagagagagagagagagagagagagagagagagagagagagagagagagagagagagagagagagagagagagagagagagagagagagagagagagagagagagagagagagagagagagagagagagagagagagagagagagagagagagagagagagagagagagagagagagagagagagagagagagagagagagagagagagagagagagagagagagagagagagagagagagagagagagagagagagagagagagagagagaggagagagagagagagagaaagaaggagagtgagagaaacaaaTGGATGAAAGAGACAGCATCATAGGCTGGGGAGTGACCGAAAGAGAgccagacagagggagaggggaaggtgagagggacagagggactCAGGAGTAGGACTGCGGCACCCTGAATCCAGACTGATAGACAGGCCTTCCCGCGTTTGGCTGGGAGGGCGGCAAGCTGGGCCCAGTGGGGTAGCTGTAGCCCGCTGGGTAGGGATACGCAGAAGGGTAGGGGGCTGGGCTGGGGCCAAACTGCCCAAAGGGAGGCCCGGGGAGGCCAGAGAAAGCTGGCTGGGTGGGGTAAGGGCAGGGCCCAGGGCCAAAGCTGGGCCGGGAGGCTGCATATCCTGCTGCCGGGGAGAAAGAGGACCCCGGGCTGGGGTAGGGTGGAAACTGAGCTGGGGGATTAGTGGGGCCTGCTGCGGCAGCGCTTGGGGGCTGGGATGGGGGAGACACGGGGAAGGGGCTGTAGGGCAGAGCCGAGCCGGAGGGATTCTGGGGGGAGTTTGAGAAGCTGCCGCTGGACTTGGCCACGCTCTGTGGCTGCGGCTGCGTCTGGCCTGGTTGCCAGGGCGAGGATGTCACCGCTGGATCCTGGTTGGCGCAGGGCGTTGTCGTCATGGCGGCCGCGTTGTCACCTGCCGCCTGGCTCTTTTGGCGTAAAATCTCCTGCAGCTTCTCTATCCGTACTCGTCTTTTGTGCGCAAGGGAGCGGAGGGAAAGGAAGCGATCCAGGAAAGAGTCCAGAGACAAAGAACCTTCCAGAAACTCTTCTGCTAGTGTCTGAAAGACATAAATAGAAAACAAAATGTCATAACCATACATACAATTCAGGGAGTAACTAACATATGCAGGCATGTAATGCCTATAAATGCTACTTTGGCACATTTACAAATTCATATTTACCCCCTTACTCTATTTCTACGACACTGTAGCTCAGTTTGATTATAGACAGACTCTCACTCACCTCAGACTCTGCCTCTGTGCTAGTGCCCTCTGCCTGAAGACGGGAGAACAGCATCTCCGGTGATACCTGCCCCATTACATTGTCTGTGAGAGGAGAGAACGGTCAGTATCCAGTtcaaacatcaacacacacacacacacacacacacacacacacacacacacacacacacacacacacacacacacacacacacacacacacacacacacacacacacacacacacacacacacacacacacacacacacagaagtaccccatgccaatcgtgagatatggtgaagggtatgtgatgatgtggggctattttaattctaaaggccaagggaactttatcaggatgctgGATCAATGAAAttactggcctttaaaaaagaaaatctacCTGCCTCTATGGAAATTTAACATAAGGGTATGTATACTTCtggcccctgtattttaaggaagaacatttatttctttacgatacattattcattcacaaagaaaattggtgtccttaaaggttggatttttcctatttttttaaattaaggcattaaaggttgtatcagcgctTGCGTGGTAacttcacttctgttgatgttcaaacaaaacagagagctagctagcaactccctccccctccctcctgtgcaattgaaactctcctaattGGTTATCTCATTggttattttgcctttgagtgattgccaacacttgttggtagcaattgtttttgtgtacagatctcggagcctaggctgcctacataGACATgattttgacggcctgcttatggggcaggcagctagcggatcgttaggaaacattagatgaatgtgatcatttatgtttgagcCTTTTTTTGTGCCTGAAATCACCAAtacaaaagattattttttttattcctctttttagtcaaccttagcatgtgtatgtacagggtatcgtaacaccccaattatcaccacttttgtttggaaattctaaaacaacaatgttttttaacacttcacttcatttgctaaatgaaccttacatctttcagtagccataggtgtgtagatttgaacaaaatctggtttggttcttaacgggagcatttactccctgaaatatccgattttgtttaccacgctcagagttatagtgctggcctgatggtcgcctatttacgccgtttcaacggcacaaaCGGTTAGAccaagaattctcgtcatgaaattaaaattcaactggagctccaagcggatgtgtacacgcagccttacaacactgtttacagctcttcgagtcacggtaaaatgtaatttttggtgcattgctaatttagatacacctatggtgtgggtgcttgcgtttctttaggaatccaccgttttggtttgtatagaaatggatattaagtgacacatacacgcaagacagcggaaatacgggaccgacggtaatggggggagttccgatatgtaaacttatgagcacaactgtacatacatacattcatacatacatacatacaagtgCTGCTTGAAAGTATGTGAATCCCTTGAACAGTTGGGACATTTCTGTTTAATCAATTTTCTTTTGTTATCATCACCAGTTTTTAATGAACTGTCAGATGTGTACAttttagagatgcaccgatatggaattttagggccgataacgataaccgatatttattggtttgttgtggccgataccgatacgataaccaataatattactcttgaaaaaaattgtgaaaagtgatttggggaaagcatttaataagcataattttattgcagtaattttacctaccaccaaatgatggacagaactcataatagtcctcaatactacagcagtcaacataacagtagcctagccctacagtatgtgtggctcctttaagtgaacctgacatcagtgaattgcgagtgagtggctagagagtatgaatcgttttcatttaggactaaacactcataaacggctcagctgggaataagctacagtatagcgaccaaatcagagtttgtgagggaaacttaggttgcgggtaactgcgggtaactgaataaagctgcaactcctcagactgtatcttatgtccgtctactctgttgcgcacaatctgctgcagcagaaatgaaaggggttagccccgaaggttttaataacttattatgatgacctgtctggaactgaagcaggaatggttagcatTTCTAGGTaaaaatacaaaacccaagctaaagtaatgcaaatataatactaaaacacaacttagaactaggcctacttatgtactcgtccccactaatgagtttgtttatttgtttcccatgccgtaaagtgcaaacacatcagcacaagatgactctagatagggctgagctccgctctggtaaggttaaatggcggatcattcacgagaggattttgagatgcacagattcccaaatgaacgcatatccacagattttgttcgcgtggtgaaatacattcacaccgctgacattatattgaggaaaaagtatagccaaccaagctcaagtagctcatggtagccagacggaccttacgtaggcctaaattaggacttaggcgcaaattatcggccagaattctgttatcggaccgataataatattttcattttttcacttatcggccaataatatatcggccgctgatatatcgtgcatccctagtaCATTATCAAATGCATTGACTTGTTTAGAGGGGATTGCATGAGAAGCCacaaaaatcatgaaattaatgTATGTACAAAAGTAAGTGAACCCCCAGCTGCATTGGTGAAGTCAAATAGGTAACTAATGTAAAACATATTTGGGTGCTGAAATTCAGTTGAATCAATTAAACATATCAAACATACTAACATCAAACATATTAATCAAACAGACTTCCTTTGGAAAGGGTTTGAACAGTCATGactaaaagagagaggaaatccACCAAACCACTGTAGTGCTAAGGCATCTGCCCTGCTCTCAAGAAACAACAAAACTGGCCCATTCAACTTTCAGAGGCCTTCTGGAAGTCCATTCTCTAGACAGGTGAGTCCAAAATAGAATTATCTGGTCACAATCCAAATTGTCCTGTTTGGAGGAAAGCCAACACTGTATACCAAGAAAAGACCCCCTCTCAACAGTGAAGCATGGTGTTGGAAATGTGGAGGTGCGAGGCTGTTTTTCTGCCTCTGGACCTGAATGACTCCATATCATCCAGAAAACTACAGTATGAATTCTCAGGCCTATCAACAAATTCTTGATCTGAACCTCATGTCAGTCAGGGAGATGAAGCTAGGGAGGAAATAGATTTTATAACAGGATAATGACCCTATAAGCATTCAAGTAAAATGACCAAGGAATGGCTTAagataaagataattcataCCTTGGCCTAGTCAAAGTCCAGACCTCAATTCAATAGAATTTGTTTTGGCTAGATCTGAAGCGGGCAGTACATGCCAGTTGACCCTCCAACCTCTCAAGGAGTAGGCAAAAATCCGCGGAACCAGATATGAGACACTGGTTAATGGGTACAGAAGACATTTGGTTGAAGTAGTGCTTGCAAAGGGAGGTGCTACAAGAAATTAACTACATGGATTCACATACTTTTGCAAATGTCATATTTTGAATTTTTGTGAACTAAaccacttttttatttttttttataataaaactATATAGctttgtgtgtacatgatgtatgtGAGTAAAGTTATAATGTACAAATGTTATAATGTACAAAGTTATAATAAAACTATATAACTTTGTACATTAgatgatgtatgtgagtatgtgaggcaTACCAGAACAGTGAAACCAATGAATGTACATTatcctagaaatctagacgcgcccctagcagggctagtctagcaactctccgttggcttgtgagctccagaaatcgaaacttaatcaggccaatgaaatcgtgtatagagtcgttaggtgggcttaacataatgtataagtataagtataagtatatatacttttttgatcccgtgaggtaaatttggtctctgcatttaacccaatcggtgaattagtgaaacacactgcacacagtgaggtgaagcacacactaatcccgggcgcagtgagctgcctgctttaacgggcggcgctcagggagcagtgaggggttaggtgccttgctcaagggcacttcagccgcggcccactggtcggggctcgaaccggcaaccctccggttacaagtccagagtgctaaccagtgggccacggctgccctaatgattgatggcagagttgtaACGGTTTgtcttgaattccctgctatttgaaaacaaataagacggatgttgctgctggcgaacagtgtgacacgagttaagcttttattaagttggcaaacgtttgaactagccaactagctccgctggtgggaaacgcatgggacttatagcgctgccgctgtcctattgcgtgcagagggaatttgaaagacaactgattatcccgcccctcggactgagcactacgaacggtgagtgcccagactctacattttaatgtgggtctggctcgtcaggctaaatgTACATACCAGAACAATGGAAATTCTTTAAGCTACACTGTCACAAGAAAAACAGGATTGTCTTGACTTCGCTCTTGCTAACTCATGGTGCACACTGTTTGTTAAATACTCCCCGTTGGAATGTTGATGTGTACTGTTGCTGTGATGGTTGGGGTGGGGAAAGAGGGTTGACAGAAAGAACTAGAGGCAGGGTGCTTCACTTGAGCTGTTAAACTGCGTTCACATGAGCACCAGTTCCACTCGCCCTTATTATTCCCTCCAGTGACAATTACCCTTAAGACTGAGGGCCAACTGAACATGCAAGAAGGCAGCTCTTAAGAAAGGTGTTTCCAAACTTCCTTTGTTTCTCAACCATTTCCCAACATatgcctcttctctctctaaccACTCGCTTACCTCTAAGAGCACACCGCTGCTTGTATCTGTCTTGCACTTCCTCCAGCTCTGAGTAACGTTCCACCAGGCGTTCCCTCTCTCGTTCTAGCCTCGGCTTCATGTCCAGGTTTCTCTCAGCCAGGCTACGGTTGGAGGCCAGGGCCATCTCCCGCTCCAGCTGGATGTTTTGAATCTGTAGAGAAGTAGATGAACACGAGTCAGACCTTACTTGGATGGTCTCCTATAGCACACCGTAGGTCTTCTACAGAACAGGCCTACCTTCTACAGATTACAAACAAACTATCTGTCAGCTAGTTCTGGGTATTGCCTGAAACCACACAATACGGAACACATCACGATACAGAGGCCACAATGTGATGCAGACCGCAATACATGTTGATTCTGAATAATGACCATGTCCAAAACAGAATTCATTCTGACAGTTAGTTCTAACTTCAGAATTCTATTCTGACAGCAAAGGCAAAGCCTTAAGGCACAACAGAATTGAGGCCCACAAAGatcttaaaagaaaaaaaaaatacttctaATGAATGGTTCTGCTTCAAATCTGACAGATAtaaattttaatttaaaacgtAAAATGAACTTTTCTGTTGTTTCTTAGGTATTTAGTTTTTTAGATGCTGTATCAATACAGCAACATCTGTATGTACACCTATTGATACAGCAGTACATCACtatacatcatattgatatttccAGCACAGCCCTACTGTGGCGACACTGTTGTGGCATTCACAATTTATGGTTAAGGGTTTGGTGACGTTCAGCAAAAACAACAATTTTAAAGACTGAATTTGAATTTCAACAAACCATCTGTAAAGTCTCTGTAAGCAGACTATTCAAGAAATGTGTTGGCAAAAGTCAAATAAAACTGGCCGGCACGTATTAGTTCCAATGCAGTTGGAATGGTGGATTTTCATGTTAGCACCTTATATCACCTTCAGTTACCCCACGTCTTGTTTTGAAATTGTTATTTCCCTATGTGGCTTTACAGCGAGCCCTTGATGATCAGGGATAACATGATGCGCCCAGCCTGACAGTAAAATGCGTCTTTGTATGGAAACTTTAAAGCTTGTGTTATGTAAATTGTAAACTAGGTCACATGCATGGAGATAGATACCTCAACTATCTAGTTGGGGATATTATGCAACTGAGCAAACAACTGATTTAGGTTATGTCCTCTGCGCAACATTACCGAAAAATAATCATATACACTACCATTAGAAGGTTTGGAATAGCAGAGCAATTTTCATGTTTTTGAAAGGAAATCAtgcctgtttttcttttcaaataaGCTAGACAGGGTCAGAAGCACACTGTAGAATGTATCATTAGAAATCCCTTTTGGAATTATGCTTGTACGACTAAAGAAACTGGTCTTCTTCTGAGCATCAAAACTTATAAAATGAATTATATTGGTCACATcccatgtcaaatcagataagactgcagcagcagcaccactgaCAGATTTAGTTAAAACCTTGTAATGAGTGATATTGAGGGTAGTACTGGTGCAATTGTGATGTGATCGCATCACAATGTGACCATTTTCTTCTGGAAATGCAACCTGTTATTGCACTAAGTGGACACTGAAATTGAATTACCATACATTAAGGCATTTCCTATATGTACTGTGCATTTTTGGGTTCAATGCAGTCATGCTTTGTTTTGCTCTTACTATTTTCATATCCATAAATAGcataaaaaatgaatgaaaatagcAACTAGAAGAAATGTTTAATTGGAAATAATTATTGATACAGTATAGTTGCTAACAAAATGGGTTCATTTCTAAATTGAGGTGTTTGGATCACAGAGAAGAAGCTTGGTCAGGCATAGAACCAATAAAAAAGATGCCAGAGCATTGCTTGACACTTTCTGCCTGGTTCAGATTACACTATTTCAGCTTGATTTTGCCACTATTTTGTCATTGGCGACAAACTTCCAGCGTTAGGCCCAAATATGAAGGTCAGGAAAGACAATTTTAAGAAAGGCCATAATTTCCTTTTAACATGCCATATCCCTGTGGACAGCACTTGAATGGAGCCAAATTTACTCTATGCAAAATGTATAGCGAAGACCAGTCAAGCTGTGCTGCTTCAAAATTTGTCATTTCTGAAAATGAAAAATTCTCTGATGAAAGCATATGATCAATCACAGTGTTTCTTGAAATACTGTGATTGATCATATGCTTTCAGTACTTGTAACGTTGATAATATCCTGACTATATCACTGATTCATTTCACACATTATTTGATTGATAAAATTGATGTCTGTAAAAGTCAATTATCGAATGCAATGCATTATAATTACATGCAATGTATAGTTTATACAAACTATTTAAACGTTTTTTACTGTCCGTTATTAACTTATATTTGGCCAAACTGCCACAAACAACAAAGTATACTCGCTTTTTCTGGAACACATCTTCAATGGGCTACCTCGTTTTGCATTGCATTCGATAATCGACTTATACAGATTTTCCTTCGAGAGGAGCTGGTATACATGTAGGGGGACAGTTGTTAAGTGTTAttaacagtcttctgtaataaactctgGGTTCACTAACTACGATTTGGGGCTATAGTCTATACCGGggcaagctctgtagtggttgatcaacaaACAATACTGTCTCCAcagcttatttgatgtgttttaatgcagaaaaagaccTCATCAAAGACCTCATCAACATTTAAACACAACTGAGGCAGTTCACTGCAAAGGACCACAATGTAGACACAGACAGCAACCAGGGCGCCCAGTAGACAAGCCATGTTACTGTAATTTTTGTTAAATTATAATGTTTTctgattatttattattattattattatcttattatttattattattttacagcTATTATACTCTCAAAATGCATGATGTTAGAAGCTATCTCTGGCAGAGATTAACTTTTTTTTGCTCATAGCATTGATGCTACAGAGGATGATAGTTTTGTAGCACAATCCACAAAATCTCTAGCATCAGTATGTAGTTACAAACACCAcatctgtaggctacactctagaaaacatttcaaatagtTTTTATAGCacatgctatatatatatatatatatatatatatatatatatatgtattatacTGCCCTGTTTGGGCAAGAATATCTTGAGAAATATTATTCCTAGACTGACCAAACTTTGTAggatggaagacaaacatgttctcagcaTGACTTGGCCATTAGAAGTATGTACTGCATGCCCATTGATTCTATATAAAGCCCTTGATTTGGGAACAAAGTGCAAAATGAGTGATACTGTGATACTGATACAGTGATAGCTCTTTAGTGTACAAAATGCCAGTGTTGCACCATGTTTCATTCATAGATCAATATACTTAGTTAATTACATTGTATGCCTCTGCTTTTTCATTCTTGTCCCTGgggtaaaacagtgattttgacTAGTGATTTATCTATGGTACAAAATTGGCACTTTGTACACTAAattaaatgcacacatacttcCACATACATTTATTAATATCAAAGGCTAAAAAATATGAAGACATAGGATTTTAACAGACATATTTTATAAGCCTTGGTTTAAGGACCCATTCATGGTGTAGCATGGAACAAAATATGTGATGGTGCAGCACCCAACTTATCTGAGTTTGACACTTAATGACCCTGGATTTAATAAATTATAACAGTCTGCTTGGTTTGGTGGTCTGCATGGACTGAAGTCTGACACAATTGCTGGATACACAAACAATGAGGCCACATTGACACTGTTATCGGCTATTTGTGATTTTCTTTCACTCGCAGGGTGTCCGAAGAAATAAATAACCCACCTCATCTGATTCCAGTGCCATCGACTCCACCCGTTCCGAGTTGTCCAGCAAATCCTGCAACTCGGATTGGCTGAGGTCCTGAAGCTTATCCATTAATTTGCCAGAAGAACTGTGGTAAAAAGCGAAGTGAGCAGTAGGGTTTACATTCCAAATGCTGACACAGAGAGCGGCACAACAACTAAGGCAACATGCGGTGTCTATAACAATCAGACTGTTCAGAAATACCACTAATCCTA from Alosa alosa isolate M-15738 ecotype Scorff River chromosome 1, AALO_Geno_1.1, whole genome shotgun sequence harbors:
- the vps37c gene encoding vacuolar protein sorting-associated protein 37C isoform X2, yielding MDKLQDLSQSELQDLLDNSERVESMALESDEIQNIQLEREMALASNRSLAERNLDMKPRLERERERLVERYSELEEVQDRYKQRCALRDNVMGQVSPEMLFSRLQAEGTSTEAESETLAEEFLEGSLSLDSFLDRFLSLRSLAHKRRVRIEKLQEILRQKSQAAGDNAAAMTTTPCANQDPAVTSSPWQPGQTQPQPQSVAKSSGSFSNSPQNPSGSALPYSPFPVSPPSQPPSAAAAGPTNPPAQFPPYPSPGSSFSPAAGYAASRPSFGPGPCPYPTQPAFSGLPGPPFGQFGPSPAPYPSAYPYPAGYSYPTGPSLPPSQPNAGRPVYQSGFRVPQSYS
- the vps37c gene encoding vacuolar protein sorting-associated protein 37C isoform X1, encoding MPPCWHFSDGIFPSRRGFPSSQLITRIHHSLHNGSSGKLMDKLQDLSQSELQDLLDNSERVESMALESDEIQNIQLEREMALASNRSLAERNLDMKPRLERERERLVERYSELEEVQDRYKQRCALRDNVMGQVSPEMLFSRLQAEGTSTEAESETLAEEFLEGSLSLDSFLDRFLSLRSLAHKRRVRIEKLQEILRQKSQAAGDNAAAMTTTPCANQDPAVTSSPWQPGQTQPQPQSVAKSSGSFSNSPQNPSGSALPYSPFPVSPPSQPPSAAAAGPTNPPAQFPPYPSPGSSFSPAAGYAASRPSFGPGPCPYPTQPAFSGLPGPPFGQFGPSPAPYPSAYPYPAGYSYPTGPSLPPSQPNAGRPVYQSGFRVPQSYS